A genomic region of Alkalispirochaeta americana contains the following coding sequences:
- the murD gene encoding UDP-N-acetylmuramoyl-L-alanine--D-glutamate ligase, protein MTEPSGIEPSGTEPPKTKPPEKESPLKGRRVTVMGLGLHGGGLAAARYLTSCGARVTVTDLRSPRELAPTLEKLPREVRCVLGEHREEDFSKADLVVKNPAVPRSAPLLRLAPAVTTDIALFLAHWRQAGPSPGPLVAITGTKGKSSTAGATASLLAQHFPGTKLGGNITISPLSFLEELQPGDPVVLELSSFQLGDLRFCRDHNGQRSGQPLPREILFPELLLSVGIITNILPDHQDYYPSLEEYVLDKEELLQSFQKKALCILGEQPPWSDRFRRALARSAEVTLAVISRETVPPGLLPETPLLRGDHMLGNLAMAASAAWYLGVPPGKIRSGAETFSGVPHRLEHLGQKRGISFVNDTAATIPEAAEAASRAYPEGTILLAGGSDKGLDLSPLAEAGKRAVSGGGALVLLAGSATERLLALLRDQNVPFHGPCNSLDEAFSLALELARELTLKLPLDQGKEQNTPGTVLLSPGCASFGMFRNEFDRGNQFRDLVRATLDQTRQKPL, encoded by the coding sequence GTGACAGAACCATCAGGCATAGAACCATCAGGGACAGAACCACCAAAAACAAAACCTCCCGAGAAGGAGTCTCCCCTGAAGGGGCGTCGTGTCACCGTCATGGGGCTGGGGCTTCACGGGGGCGGCCTTGCGGCGGCGCGCTACCTCACATCCTGCGGAGCCCGGGTAACCGTCACCGATCTGCGCTCGCCCCGTGAGCTTGCCCCGACCCTGGAGAAACTTCCCCGGGAAGTCCGCTGCGTTTTGGGAGAGCACCGGGAAGAAGACTTTTCCAAAGCAGATCTGGTGGTGAAAAATCCCGCCGTGCCCCGCAGTGCCCCCCTCCTCCGGCTGGCACCGGCCGTGACCACCGATATCGCCCTCTTCCTTGCTCACTGGCGGCAGGCCGGGCCTTCTCCCGGGCCTCTGGTAGCGATCACCGGAACCAAGGGGAAGAGCAGCACCGCCGGCGCCACAGCTTCCCTGCTCGCACAGCACTTCCCCGGGACAAAACTGGGAGGAAACATAACCATATCTCCCTTGAGCTTCCTCGAAGAACTCCAGCCGGGAGATCCCGTAGTGCTGGAGCTCTCGTCGTTTCAACTGGGAGACCTTCGATTCTGCCGAGACCATAACGGCCAACGCTCCGGCCAGCCCCTGCCCCGGGAGATTCTCTTTCCCGAACTCCTCCTCTCGGTGGGGATCATTACCAACATCCTCCCCGATCATCAGGACTACTACCCTTCCCTCGAGGAATATGTCCTGGACAAGGAGGAGCTTCTCCAGTCTTTTCAGAAGAAAGCCCTCTGCATCCTGGGAGAACAGCCCCCCTGGAGCGACCGGTTCCGGCGCGCCCTGGCCAGGTCTGCCGAAGTAACTCTGGCGGTCATCTCCCGGGAGACCGTCCCTCCGGGGCTGCTTCCGGAGACACCCCTTCTCAGGGGAGACCACATGCTGGGCAATCTTGCCATGGCTGCCTCGGCAGCCTGGTATCTGGGAGTCCCCCCCGGGAAAATACGTTCGGGAGCAGAAACCTTCTCAGGAGTTCCCCATCGACTGGAGCACCTGGGACAAAAAAGAGGCATCTCCTTCGTCAACGACACGGCAGCCACCATCCCCGAGGCCGCCGAAGCAGCATCCCGGGCCTATCCCGAAGGAACAATCCTTCTGGCAGGAGGGAGCGACAAGGGGCTCGATCTCTCTCCCCTGGCAGAAGCAGGAAAAAGGGCCGTCTCGGGCGGAGGTGCCCTGGTTCTCCTGGCCGGGTCTGCCACAGAGCGGCTTCTGGCGCTCCTTCGGGACCAGAACGTGCCCTTCCACGGCCCCTGTAACTCCCTGGATGAAGCCTTTTCCCTGGCCCTGGAGCTGGCCCGGGAGCTGACCCTGAAGTTGCCCCTCGACCAGGGGAAAGAGCAGAACACCCCGGGGACGGTCCTGCTCTCACCGGGCTGCGCCTCCTTCGGGATGTTCAGGAACGAGTTCGACCGGGGCAACCAGTTCCGCGATCTGGTGCGGGCAACCCTTGATCAAACTCGGCAGAAGCCCCTCTAG
- a CDS encoding FecR family protein, translating into MNRFFSSGPRGPIRGFPGLLPAVLILAMVAGAGSLFAEGARGAGAPGDARAERPFAVVIYAEGYDVSIFRNGQLSSYDVLTDDVIGMPLLAGDLVQTDPDTFLEIQLVPSRTVVKVAENTTFEIERLGQEGGGGLAVSYGRLRARVERALRDDPFEVRGFSAVAGVRGTDFGFDTVVDRASPGELQTRVYTFSGSVEVRDRPDPSMPADSAEPQVVQLGANEMVLVRTEVPEALALRDETDLRPLDPPLGETAPARPVRFERRELEEEIQVFWQQQDYREEPLDPAAIDERFPGVRQRVDEIDQERRRLEETRRLREGGEAPALEAFLPGEEIPPGQEIVPDRTLDLQDDRPSGRARRVIEPRDAPSLSRQTRRAGHWMVGLGLALEIWGASLAWYDDGYRSVSDLDQGGASVALMGSGAVLITSGLISYLISLVAD; encoded by the coding sequence ATGAACCGTTTCTTTTCGTCTGGTCCTCGCGGGCCGATTCGGGGTTTCCCTGGTCTTCTCCCTGCCGTTTTGATTCTGGCCATGGTCGCCGGGGCAGGTTCTCTCTTTGCAGAGGGGGCCCGTGGCGCCGGGGCGCCTGGTGATGCCCGGGCAGAACGCCCTTTTGCGGTGGTGATCTACGCCGAAGGGTACGATGTATCGATCTTTCGCAACGGCCAGCTTTCCTCCTACGATGTGCTCACCGACGATGTGATCGGCATGCCCCTCTTGGCGGGTGATCTCGTTCAGACCGACCCGGATACATTTCTGGAGATCCAGCTTGTGCCGTCCCGCACGGTGGTGAAAGTTGCCGAGAACACCACCTTCGAGATAGAACGGCTGGGTCAGGAGGGCGGCGGCGGGCTGGCTGTCTCCTACGGGCGTCTGCGCGCCAGGGTGGAGCGAGCGCTCCGGGATGACCCCTTCGAGGTTCGCGGGTTTTCAGCCGTGGCAGGGGTTCGCGGGACTGATTTTGGATTTGATACGGTGGTTGACCGGGCCAGTCCCGGGGAGCTGCAAACCCGGGTCTATACGTTCTCGGGAAGCGTGGAGGTGCGGGACCGTCCTGACCCCTCGATGCCCGCCGATAGTGCCGAGCCCCAGGTGGTCCAGCTTGGTGCAAACGAGATGGTTTTGGTGAGGACCGAGGTTCCTGAAGCGCTGGCGCTGCGGGACGAGACCGATCTGAGGCCCCTGGATCCTCCCCTGGGGGAGACCGCTCCGGCCCGGCCGGTCCGGTTCGAGCGCCGGGAGCTTGAAGAGGAGATTCAGGTTTTCTGGCAGCAACAGGATTATCGCGAGGAGCCTCTCGATCCGGCTGCCATCGACGAGCGCTTTCCCGGTGTCCGCCAGAGGGTGGATGAGATCGATCAGGAGCGGCGGCGTTTGGAGGAGACCCGGCGTCTTCGTGAGGGCGGTGAAGCCCCGGCCCTGGAGGCGTTCCTGCCGGGAGAGGAGATTCCTCCGGGGCAGGAGATCGTTCCCGACAGGACCCTCGATCTGCAGGACGACAGGCCCTCGGGGAGAGCCCGCCGGGTTATCGAACCCCGGGATGCTCCTTCCTTGAGCAGGCAGACCCGCCGGGCTGGTCACTGGATGGTTGGTCTGGGGCTCGCCCTGGAGATTTGGGGTGCCTCGCTGGCCTGGTACGACGATGGCTACCGCAGTGTTTCCGACCTCGATCAGGGAGGAGCCTCGGTGGCGCTCATGGGCTCGGGAGCGGTGCTCATTACCTCGGGGCTGATCTCGTACCTGATCAGCCTTGTGGCTGACTAG
- the amrB gene encoding AmmeMemoRadiSam system protein B produces MIRSMLAEGLYYESDPEQLRKSLQRALANTSATPGHSRTVVAPYGAYSITLPYVMKALRTVLDRRPEMIILLAAPHADTRGRVLLPESTSFSTPFGELPIETETLSSLAKSSTIFQFDEVAHLQNHSLELMLPPLHYLFGPVPLLPLLVEELTPLEIRYVARTLSHLVMTREVVTLVSANLSGFTTPREADARARNMIRLIMDAPGEAILAPLETISSPPRSLSPLAVGHILAGDTTRPSLLSRGTFETDYHGETASVVFASIAYI; encoded by the coding sequence ATGATTCGATCAATGCTTGCCGAAGGGCTGTACTACGAGAGCGACCCGGAGCAACTGCGAAAATCCCTCCAGCGGGCCCTGGCCAACACCTCGGCAACACCCGGCCACTCCCGCACAGTGGTTGCTCCCTACGGGGCCTACAGCATCACCCTTCCCTACGTAATGAAGGCCCTTCGAACCGTCCTTGACCGGCGGCCCGAGATGATCATCCTCCTGGCAGCACCCCACGCTGACACCCGGGGGCGCGTGTTGCTCCCCGAGTCGACCAGCTTTTCCACACCCTTCGGAGAGCTCCCCATAGAAACAGAAACCCTCTCTTCCCTGGCAAAATCTTCGACGATCTTCCAGTTCGATGAAGTCGCTCACCTGCAGAACCACAGCCTGGAGCTGATGCTCCCGCCCCTGCACTATCTCTTCGGGCCGGTTCCCCTGCTCCCCCTGCTGGTGGAGGAGCTTACCCCCCTGGAGATCCGCTACGTGGCAAGAACCCTCTCACACCTTGTCATGACGAGGGAGGTCGTCACCCTGGTCAGCGCCAATCTCAGCGGATTCACAACGCCCCGCGAGGCCGATGCGCGGGCCAGAAACATGATCAGACTCATCATGGACGCTCCCGGGGAGGCGATCCTGGCCCCCCTGGAAACAATCTCCTCTCCCCCCCGCTCCCTCTCTCCCCTCGCAGTCGGTCACATCCTGGCAGGCGATACCACTCGCCCTTCCCTGCTCAGCCGTGGTACCTTTGAGACCGATTATCACGGCGAAACGGCGAGCGTTGTCTTCGCATCGATCGCCTACATCTAG
- a CDS encoding NFACT RNA binding domain-containing protein has translation MSLNNAEIDLILQELELPGQSIQKIIQPDFRNLFLQLYQPHQAWWLRICLEHPRVRLHKTNAPPRAKRSHQRFESFLHARLRGGRIVSAEHLFQDRIVRLEILHNGELTKTYLRFWGTRSNIVVTDTSDTILDAFFRKPSQDIESGRIFLPSPPERFELRDVRPVPETMSFNDAIEEIYHQQERTLERERLETTCRRTLERRRDRLLARLAEIDRGRTQAADADQYQHYGELILAFLYRGKPGDTWLDVEDYARDNRPVRITLDPQASLPENAQAFFEKAAKARKNQAFLQDTAENLQRGIAEAEATLHELDQCEISRLRELAHHLEQTGKSNRATESTGPGLHFSSRGFQILVGRNARENDHLLRKSVRGNDWWLHTRDCPGGYVFIKGQKNRSVPLEVLLDAGNLAVFFSQARKNGQAHLYYTQVKYLRRAKDGPRGLVLPTQEKNLEIRLDQERLRALGIGSDLSSPGEP, from the coding sequence GTGTCACTGAACAACGCTGAAATCGACCTGATTCTGCAGGAGCTGGAACTCCCGGGACAGTCGATCCAGAAAATTATTCAACCCGATTTCCGCAACCTCTTCCTCCAGCTCTATCAGCCTCATCAGGCATGGTGGCTCCGAATATGCCTGGAACATCCCCGGGTTCGCCTCCACAAAACAAACGCCCCGCCCCGGGCAAAACGAAGCCACCAGCGGTTTGAGTCCTTTCTCCACGCCCGCCTCCGGGGAGGCCGCATCGTCTCGGCAGAGCACCTCTTCCAGGACCGCATCGTCCGACTGGAGATTCTCCACAACGGAGAACTCACCAAGACCTACCTGCGCTTCTGGGGCACCCGCTCAAACATCGTCGTCACCGATACCTCGGATACAATCCTGGATGCCTTTTTCCGCAAACCCTCCCAGGACATCGAAAGCGGCCGCATCTTTCTCCCCTCCCCGCCGGAACGGTTCGAGCTCCGGGATGTCCGTCCCGTGCCCGAAACGATGTCCTTCAACGACGCGATCGAAGAGATCTATCACCAGCAAGAGCGGACCCTGGAACGGGAACGGCTGGAAACAACCTGCCGGCGCACGCTGGAACGCCGCCGGGACCGGCTTCTGGCACGCCTGGCCGAAATAGACCGGGGGCGGACCCAGGCAGCCGACGCCGATCAATACCAGCACTACGGAGAACTGATTCTCGCCTTCCTCTACCGGGGAAAACCCGGCGACACCTGGCTCGATGTAGAAGATTATGCCCGGGACAACCGCCCCGTGAGGATCACCCTGGACCCCCAGGCGTCTCTTCCCGAGAATGCCCAGGCCTTTTTCGAAAAGGCCGCCAAGGCCCGGAAAAACCAGGCCTTTCTTCAGGATACCGCCGAAAATCTCCAGCGGGGAATCGCCGAAGCGGAGGCGACCCTGCACGAGCTGGACCAATGCGAGATATCCCGGTTGCGGGAACTGGCCCACCACCTGGAGCAAACCGGCAAAAGCAACCGGGCCACGGAAAGCACCGGGCCAGGCCTTCACTTCTCCTCCCGGGGCTTTCAGATTCTGGTAGGACGAAATGCCCGGGAAAACGACCACCTCCTGCGAAAGTCCGTGCGGGGAAACGACTGGTGGCTCCACACCAGGGACTGTCCCGGAGGATACGTCTTCATCAAGGGCCAGAAAAACCGCTCCGTTCCCCTGGAGGTCCTTCTTGATGCGGGAAACCTGGCGGTCTTCTTCAGCCAGGCCAGAAAAAACGGCCAGGCCCACCTCTACTACACCCAGGTCAAATACCTGCGCCGTGCCAAGGACGGCCCCAGAGGGCTGGTTCTTCCCACGCAAGAGAAAAACCTGGAAATCCGCCTCGACCAGGAACGGCTTCGCGCCCTGGGCATCGGATCGGACCTCTCTTCGCCAGGGGAACCCTGA